TGATGTTTTACACTATTTAGAAGCATCTAACAAGAGCAAACACAACATATCAAAGTTTAGACATATATCAGATGACAAAGGAACTTTTGCTCAACGTCTTTATCGGTCCCATTCTCTAATATAATGAGATGACATGACAGTCAAGAATATAGACAAAGGATGAAGTTTGTCTCACTTACATCTAAGTTTGGTTGGAGCTCTGCATTTGCCTCTGGAGCTGGAATTGCACGGCTAGCTCTCTCACGAATTCTCACCTTCCTGGTGCCATCGACAGCTTGAGATTTTCCGTGCAAACCTCTTTGCCTATAAAGAAAATAGGTCTCAGTGGACGACAAGCAAATGGTGAAACATATTTCAATATTGATAGAACACACCTCCTGGCTGCTTCGTCTCTCAGTTTTACATCCATTTCCTTGCTAGGAGGATACTTTGGCAAACTTGAAGGCTCACAAGGATATGGCTCAGTTGTAAAGAACTGTATATTACAAGTACCCATATATCAGAAATAGAATACAGCAACTCACTTGTACAACTTAAGTTCTAAGCACATGTGAGCACAGTGCAGGAGCAGAGCTAGCGCTTCGGTTAGGGGTTCGGCCAAACCCAGTAGCTTTGGTCCAAACCTTCTATTTGTCTTAAGAAATTTCTTGAATATGTACAAATTACTAATTCAGAACCCAGTAACTTAAACGGAGTAGAATTCCGAACAAAATAAATGCCGCTTTGAAATCAGAAAGAAAAGACATGTTAACAGCGGAGCAGAGCATCAGACATCAAACTAAGCCACCTCTAAGATATAACGACATTTTTTTAAAGATTATCAGATGACTTACTTCGCTGTTCAAAGCTGCGGTTGCTGTGCCTCTTTCATCAGGATCAATAGCAAGAAGTGTTTCAACGAGCGGATGTGAAGACGATGGAAAATCCTTGAATGTGTCGGCAATGCAGCGTTTATAAGGTTGCTGTGGTTTAAAAAGAGTAGCATTTGGTAACTTGAATTTCTTCCAATATTCGTCAGATGGAGAGCCACACAACTTAAATATTTTGTGGAGTTGCTCAACCTAAGCAGCCAAAAGAATGTCCAAATGAGTCACTTTATCTTGACATCTGTGCCTCAAGAAAGTAAATAATCAACAGACCAAACCTAATTATTTGCTTCAGAATAAATTTTTTATGTAGCTTGAAAGTCAGTGTATTAATTTGGGCAACCTAGAACGTAACATATCAGAGTCTCAACAGTTGATTTTCTGGAAAGTAAGAAGTCTTATATCAAATGTAGAAAGTCATACAAAGAGTAAAACACCTCTGTTCGGCCTGGCATTATTGGCTTCCCTGCTAGTAACTCAGCTAAAATGCAACCAGCGCTCCACAGGTCAACACCAACACCATAACGAGTAGCTCCAAGAAGAAGTTCAGGTGGACGGTACCAGAGAGTCACAACACGACTAGTCATAGGTTGCTTTTGTTCAGGATCATAAAATGCAGCTAACCCGAAATCAGCTATTTTCAGTATCCCTTCGTTATCAATAAGCAAATTGGAACCTTTTACATCACGGTGGAGGACCCCATTATTGTGACAATGCTCTAGACCAGAGAGTAACTGTTTCATGTAGCATTTTACCTGCAATAATATATAAAGCTAGACAACTCAGCCAGTCGCTGATAATAGACAATTCGCTCAGGTGTACAAGGAAAGGTTGAATGAACATCTCAGTCTGAAACTAGTTGGGGAGACAGATAAATCGTCAACCAGATAACTTAAACAATAATGATCCATTGTTTCAAGGCAACGCACTTGAGAAATGCAGAGACTGTGATCTTAACAGGATTTTCAGCCCATACCATTTGCATAACTAATAGTACAAGTACAATATATCCAATTAGAATTTTTTTATTCATCATCCAAGAAGAGCATGTAAAGAAAATTCCATATGCCTTTCGATACATGAAACTGAGCTAACTCAATATCTTTTACGTTTCTGCATACAGATCTACTTAAGCGGAACTATCGTTCAAAAAGAAATTTTTACGTGAAGATAAAACAAATTGTGAGGTAATCCCTTTGCTGACTGAGTAGATGGAAAATTTCGATACATCGAAGGCACCATTATTTCACTCAGTAGCACTATCTAAAATGAAATATCTGGAAACAGCTCAACATTGGATCCCCAAAAACACCATGATCTGGCCCAATGGCCTAGAAAAGACCAGCAGTAACATCAGAAAGCACAAGAATGAACGCTAGGCGACAAACAGCATTCCATGATTAGAGAAGATATACCAGGTTCCATAACGAATGGAAACCAAATTACAtacaaaataacaaaacaaaagtaTGTGTTTTGGCAGAGTAGTACCAAATTAGGCTATACTAATAATCAGGTAAGGGCACTGTTTTGGGGGAAACCAACTATAAGTGTGTGACTAGTACATTAGACAAAAGCCAAGAAAGCATTTAAACACACAAGTGAATATATGAAATAAAAACTACATCGACCAACGACTTTTTTCTGAAGGTGAAAAGAGATGGTAGTAAAACCTGCGGTTCAGTGAATTTGACTTTTTGAACAGCAGCTAGGCCAGCGAGATCGTGCTCCATGTACTCAAAAACAAGGTAAAGACTAGAAGACATTCTTGAAGTAACCAAACCTTCAAGTTTGATGACATTGGGATGATTCAGTTTTTTCAAAACAAGTATTTCTCTTGCCATGAACTTCACACTCTCTGGCTCCAATGTATCAAATCTAACTTTCTTCAATGCAACTATCTTTCCTGTTATCAAGTCCCTTGCTTTATATACATTGCTATATGTTCCTTGCCCAATCTGCATTACACACATTAAAACAGGCAAACTTAACAACTAAAGTACAACTACCACAGCCTAAAGTATCAATTCCTTTACAGTCCACCCCTAGGCTCTAGAGATTGTACATTACTTTTGCAGCACATCAAGAATGTATTAAAAAGCTTCCCCTTAAATGGGCATTAGGCGGAGTGAATCCAGATTAGTCGGGGCAACAATGGAGTATtggtgccaaaaaaaaaaaagaatgtacTAAAAAAAGTGCAGCTTTAATATCTTATACCTCGCGAGTGGTAGGTTGTACCTTCCCCTGACATTATTACTTAGTATCAAAGAATGCATTATTATTTCCCACGGCAAAAGTACTGCATGAAAGCGCAGTACATTGCGCTGAAGTAGTAGTACCATTTACCTTATCGAGTTTCTCGAAGGTATTAGCTCGACGAGGAGTCCAGTCTTTTATTGCATCTCCGGCGACGGCAACAAGCCACGCCGGCCACCCTTGCTGCTGATTCGTCGTGAACGAGTTTCCCGATATTCTGTGACTGTAATACTCCGGTACTGACGGCGCCGGCACCGTCGGTGGAGGTTGAGTGATCTTGGCATCAACCTCCGGAACCCCAACACCATCGGAAGCATTCGAATTCTTGGTTTCCCGGCGGGATTTTCCGGCAGCTATTTTTCCAAGAACACATCCCATAATCAGTATACAAAAAATGAAGTGTTCAAGATTTAACCAGCCATTTTTGGTGAATATTCAGAAACAAGAATGAAAAGGGTGTTAAAAGAAAACCAGACAGATGAAAATAACTACTGGTTTTTAGCTCGCATTTATTGCAAACTCAGTCTTTATGATTTGATCAATGGTGATTTTTCAAACCCTCTGTACTCTATAGCTCTCTACATACTACTACTGCAGAGGTGGATTGGGTTACGGAGTTAGAGGGGGGGTATGCCACTGTAGGAAGTGAAAAGGGGGTCAGTTTTTCAGTTGAGGGGACTTTGGTTTTTTTCTACTACTGACTTTTTTTTTATGCTTTATGATGTTTGTACTGATTAGTCTGCGTCAAAAATTAGGTCAAGGTGTTTGTTTGATTAAAACTAAAATGTTAAACATTGGTAGTCACGAACTCCAAAGTCAAAGGGTGGGGGATGGTTTGGGCAAAGACATGCGAAGAAAAAATGCAAC
This sequence is a window from Nicotiana sylvestris chromosome 3, ASM39365v2, whole genome shotgun sequence. Protein-coding genes within it:
- the LOC104249393 gene encoding probable serine/threonine-protein kinase At1g54610 translates to MGCVLGKIAAGKSRRETKNSNASDGVGVPEVDAKITQPPPTVPAPSVPEYYSHRISGNSFTTNQQQGWPAWLVAVAGDAIKDWTPRRANTFEKLDKIGQGTYSNVYKARDLITGKIVALKKVRFDTLEPESVKFMAREILVLKKLNHPNVIKLEGLVTSRMSSSLYLVFEYMEHDLAGLAAVQKVKFTEPQVKCYMKQLLSGLEHCHNNGVLHRDVKGSNLLIDNEGILKIADFGLAAFYDPEQKQPMTSRVVTLWYRPPELLLGATRYGVGVDLWSAGCILAELLAGKPIMPGRTEVEQLHKIFKLCGSPSDEYWKKFKLPNATLFKPQQPYKRCIADTFKDFPSSSHPLVETLLAIDPDERGTATAALNSEFFTTEPYPCEPSSLPKYPPSKEMDVKLRDEAARRQRGLHGKSQAVDGTRKVRIRERASRAIPAPEANAELQPNLDRWRAMTQANAKSKSEKFPPPHQDGAVGYPLDASHNGPVSFNVAEASFTSSNFDPKSRSLRSTKTTAGTSRQRRNKKEEPHMAPSRKLIHAFLPSSVRLSIDMRLRGRASVSETFSHHR